The Polypterus senegalus isolate Bchr_013 chromosome 5, ASM1683550v1, whole genome shotgun sequence genome includes the window ATTATATGAAAACCTTTGTTACCTCCCTTGTGCCTGAAAACATGCAATTAAAATTTTTCTTGAACATCTCTACAAACTACAGTACATtgggtaacatataaaaaatattagttttagGTGGAGAATTCCttgaatatatataatttttgctaAAGGTATTTAAAATATAAGCATATTAAGATAGTTGGatttcaataaaaacaaactgatgTCAAGAgtcaaaagtgtgttttttaatcTTATAAAACTTGTAGAAAAATAAGCAATTAGAGTCATTCTTCTCTTGATGTAATCTGTTACATAACTGATTTTTGAAATCTTTGAACCAATGAGAAATAAAAGCACATTCTTCTTTTATAGAATAGGAAGATATACAAAACATGTTaaatttacaaattataaattttattgtCAAACAATGAGACACGTGATCACTGTGTATTGTGAGAAACTTGCACTAGGAGGCCGATATTATTAGTTAATGACTATTACATACATTTTGGATTATCAGGTGCTTAGCTGTCCTATATTATTTCCTTCCTTTCTGCAAACCAGTTTCAGAAATGAATTCCTGAACTTCTGTGTTACAAAGAAATACATAATGGGATCTAGAGCTCCATTGAGGCTCGTTAGAGCAGAAGTAATGCGATTGCTGTGAAAGTGTGCACTTGTGCATGGCCTGTTCTTTTGATTAAATGCAAGGATATAGGCAAATCGGCTTACATGATAGGGAACAAAGCAGATAACGAATATGACTAAGATCATAACAGTCAACTTAATGGCTTTGTTTTTAATGGTTTCTTTGATGTTTCCTCCCCTCCATAAAGCATGCGCGATTGCTATATAGGAACACAGTACAGCAATAAAGGGTATGATAAAGCCAATGCTAAGAGATACAAGTGCTATCCTTGATGTTTTCTCCCGGTAAAGCTGCAGGCATTCTGTGGTGGCATTCCTTTGCAAAGTTTGATTAGACAGAAGCATTGGGAACATGGATGTAATTAACATAACCCAGAGGATCACACTCACAATTTTGGCATACACTGGCTTCCTTAATTTTATGGATTTCACAGGAAAGACAATGGCAAGAAATCGATCAAGACTGATGCACATCATAAAGTATAGACTTCCATACATATTTAGATAGAAGAAGAACCCAAGGAGACGGCAGGCAGGTTCTCCTAGTAACCAGTTGTTATCACTCATATGGTAGATGATCCGCATTGGAAGAATCAAGATGTAAGAGATATCAGCCAAGGCCAGATTCCTTAGGAAAACAATATTTGTGTCACATTTGTAGTTGTAGAAGAAAACCCACAATGCCAGTATATTTCCAGGAATGGCTACAATACAAACCAAGATATAATAGACTGTGAATAATGAATTCTCAAGATTTGATTTGTCCATGTGCCAACTGCTGTTATTGCACATGTTTAGATGCTGATCCTGAAACAAGAAAGACAGTCATGATTAATATGGTACAAAATATAACCTTTGATCTTTTTTAATGTAATCCTAGTGATGAATTTGCTTTTTACATAAGAAATTATATAGTAGACATGACTTTAGATTTCttaagtattcattttaaattggcctttttgattttatttgctaGGTTTTATACTGGGTATAGCATAATGGATGAGCAAACACAGAGGACACATAGAATAATGGAAATGAGTGAATCAAcccccatttttaaaataaagaagagaaTCTATTGTTTTGTACTTTTGGAAGTTGCTATCCTGCCTACACCATTTCTCTGCAATTAGTAAATTTCTTACTTTAGCAACAACCTGGTCTCCCTTTTCAGACAGCCCACCATCAACTGGTGCTGACTGTGGAGTAATGAGGTCCTTTGGGAATACAAGGCCATGTAGACCATCCCTTACTTGTTGTTCCAGGTACAAACTACATAAGACAATTTAAATACACTTGCAAAATCATTTTGTCTGGATCCAACTTGCAACTGCAGTATGGCATTTCTGATAAacagaaatgtatgtttttcacaattttttttataatatgcttGTTAATATGATAAAACAATACTGTAGTTCTTTATATCACACTATTTCAGATGTTAAAACGGACATCAGCAGTTGATGATGTATCAAGCTCTATTTAACACTTGACaaagaataataattattgaCTACAAATTATTAATATTGGCTACAAATAGAATTGTTTAGTAACTTTGCTACAACTGAGCTATGAATTGTTACCTGTGTCAGCCTCAAGAAAATATGCTCTGTTATTTGGCCAGCTACATTTTCACAGTTTTCTTCAGTGTTTCTTATCATTTCTGATTCAGTACagacattaataataatgataaatgttCATTGCTCATTTTGCCTTCAAATATGTAGTCATGTgaaacactaagcacacacttGTTTGACTCAATGGTTGTACAGTATGGTTCAGGATATAATTAACAATTGTTTAGTTTTCAagtcttaaaattaaattaatccaGGCAGCAAACAACACATAACagactttattttgtaattatgaattaaagaaaaataacccctccttgaaccgtcaccttatcgtggtggaggggtttgcgtgtcccaatgatcctagaagctatgttgtccggggctttatgcccctggtagggccacccaaggcaaactggtcctaggttagggatgagacaaagaacggttcaacaaacctccaatgaagaataaaaactgtggacgatgttttcccttgcccggacacgggtcaccggggcccccctctggagccaggcctgggggtggggctcgatggcgagcgtctggtggctgggcctgcacccatggggctcggccgggcacagcccgaagtgGTAACGTGGGTCcttcttcccatgggctcaccatctATGGggggggccaaggaggtcaggtgcagttgggtggtggccggaggcggggaccttggcggtctgatcctcggctacagaaactggctcttgggacgtggaatgtcacctctctgaaggggaaggagcctgagctagtgtgcgaggttgagaggtaccggctagatatagtcggactcacctcgacgcacatcttggactctggaaccaatctccttgagaggggctggactctctatcactctggagttgcccccggtaagaggcgccgagcaggtgtgggcatacttattgccccccgacttggagcctgtgcattggggtttgcCCCGGTGGACGaaagggtggcctccctccgccttcgggtggggggaagggtcctgactgttgtttgtgcgtatgcgctgaacagcagtttggagtatccaccctttttggagtctctggagggatTGCTAgaaggcataccttctggggattcccttgttttgctgggagacttcaatgcccacatgggcaatgacagtgagacctggaagggtgtgattgggaggaatggcccccccgatctgaacccaagaccaggacaccctaggcctcagttcgatgattgactttgtggttgtgtcgttggacttgcggccatatgtcttggacactcgggtgaagagaggggcggggctgtcaactgatcaccacctggtggtgtgttggcttcaatggtgtgggaagatgccggtcagacttggtaggcccaaacgtgttgtgagggtctgctgggaacggctgtcagtcccctgtcagaagtagcttgaACTCCCACCttcagcagaacttcgaccacgtcccgagggaggtgggggacattgagtccgaatgggccatatTCCGCTTATTGTTGAGGCGCTGACTGTGGCCGCATTGTCGGtgcgtggcggcaatccccaaacccgttggtggacaccggtggtgagagatgccgtcaagctgaagaaggagtcctatgggacctttttgtcctgtgggtctctggaggcagctgataggtaccgcaggccaagcgaacggcttcagttgttgctgaggcaaaactcgggcatgggaggagtttggagaggccatggagaacgactttcggatggcttcgaggagattctggtccaccatttggcgtctcaggaaggggaagcagtgcagtgtcaacaacatatatggtggggatggtgcgctgctgacctcactgacgctgtggtcggtgggggagtacttcaagacctcctcaatcccactaacatgccttccacgaggaagcagagcctggggactctgaggtgggctctcccatctctgggactgaagtcaccgaggtggtcaaaaaactccttggtggtagggccccgggggtggatgagatatgcccggagttccttaaggctctggatgttgtaggactgtcttggttgacacgtctctgcaacatcgcatggacatcgggacagtgcctctttattggcagaccggggtagtaatccccctctttaaaaagggggaccggagggtctTTTCCAACTATAGagtgatcacactcctcagcctccctggaaaagtctattcgggggttctggagaggagggtccgtcggatagtcgaacctcggattcaggaggaacagtgtggttttcgtcctggtcgcggaacagtggaccagctctacacccttagcaaaATCCTGGAGGGtgtatgggagtttgcccaacctgtctacatgtgctttgtggacttggaaaaggcgtttgaccgtgtccctcgaggaatcctgtgggggatgcTCCGGGAgcatggggtaccggaccccctgataagggctgttcggtccctgtacaactggtgtcagagcttggtccgcattgccggcagtaagtcaagcccgtttccagtgagagttgcactcgccagggctgccctttgtcaccgattctgttcataatttttatggacagaatttctaggcgcagcaagggtgttgaaggggtccggtttggtggactcaggattgggtcactgctttttgcagatgatgttgtcctgtttgctttatcaggctgtgatcttcagctctctggagtggttcgcagctgagtgtgaagcggctgggatgagaatcagcacctccaattTTGAGACcatggtccatggtgattattttccctttttcaagtaataatttccatttgtttgcactcctgtgatctttacttgcttttttttatactttctaattttccgactttcattttctttaactttctccacatgtgtatcgcgccaactatttttttttagactttcgaattccactgctttcataatctctaacctgctttgcatgtgtacaGCGCCAACatccggattggacgtgctttttttttaattacacttgttccgggctgataattactttccttattttctgaatttgcacctaggttattctttttcttttttgtctctccaacgcttttgaatctcttttctctgttctgctttcttcttcactttgtcatctatgtttcatttataacgtattgtccttatacccTTTATATGCACAGAGATCCCTGGATCTGTTTGTGCTCATAGCCAAAAGACGACGGAGTGTGTTGCTGGCTgcccttgctcttatttatttgtaagtagggcgtgttttgcaagaatctcatgttctatgtcatcGTGAAATGGTCCTGGGCAATCTCTTGGCagaaagtctcatgtttaaggtccccgcaagatactccgtggccaatctctctagtctcgcgggtcttttaagtgtcttccatgatcgtaacgtgaagatcacgtatcgtcaccCTACTGCTTCtctctaggattttttttttttataatagagagatttaatctAGTACATACAGTAGGTGATATTTATGATTTCATTTTACCTGTTTTCAGAATATATGTTATGTCTGTATCAGAACCTCTTTGAAAAGACATTCTCTATTATTTATTgtaacattgtttttgttttgtccttctaCATCTCTAGGTGTTTCAGTCagtcaggaacaaatcccaggcagggcgccagcccaccacagaacacacacaccccaagcacacactagggacaaagtaggatcgccaatgcacctaacctgcatgtctttggactgtgggaggagaccggagcacccagaggaaacatatgcagacatggggagaacatgcaaattccatgcaggaaggcagcagcactacaactgcaccaccatgctgccccctagGTGTTTCATCATCCCCCAAATGCCTGTGTTTTGCAAATTATCTGTTTTGGTCTGGTTTGGGATATTTTCAAAGACTATTCAAATATAGTCACATTGTCATTGTTGTTGCTTAAAGAAAAGTTCACAttcctttttcttattttgtctttattgttaCAAAAGGTGACATATACACAGGCTGATCTTCAGACAAACTTGGAGAGGAAGTAATCATTTGTCATGAGAATTAATTCAGCTTTCACTTCTGTATTTCAAAGTCCTTGTCAATTTTTAGTGGATCTCTCATTTCATTACCACTTTCTttgtataatacattttgttttatttgaaaaaacaatATGCTATTGTTTGAATGATTAGAATTAAGTGGCTTACAGTAAAATTAATTCTCCCAACTTGTATTTTACTAACATAATTCATACTGATCTACATGTTGCCTTTTCTGGTGCTGATCATTTTTGTCTGATTTTTGCTTTCAAAGAAAAGTGCTTCAATACTTTCTCTCCTAACTTATCTATCTTAATTATAAaccactagacattaagcccgttaaaataatgggcgctagaacagtagtgcataaacatttgtatgaacagtctatattaaatggcaagggaccttgtatgtggctgtaatatgtgtcactgtattgtgtgcctttaattttttctctcagtaatactggtttgtatttccgtgaaaagcctgtaattttgtctgacagtaatacagtggaacctcggttcacgaccataattctttccaaaactcttgttgtaacccgatttggtcgtgaaccgaagtaatttcccccataggattgtatgtaaatacaatcaatccattccagactatatgaactgtatgtaaatatatatttttttaagtttttaagcacaaatatagttaactataccatagaaagcacagtgtaatagtaaactaaatgtaaaaacattgaataacacaaagaaaatcttgaacaacagagaaaactaacactgcaagaatttgcgctatagccttatgacccgctcgctaaaaactctttttttaatgagttttaagcacaggggaaaaaatgaacatttgaaaaatctgaaatttaataaacaaccacgaaaagtaacattgcaacaatgcatgcgcgcgcctgtgtgtgtgtgtctctctcgagGGCCTGTgagtgtctgtctctcgcgtgtttgtctcttaagcgcgcgcctctgtgttgtgtgtgtgtctgtctgtctctcgcctgtgtgtgtgtctgtctgtctgtcacgcgtgcctgtgtgtgtgtgtgtctcgcatgtgcgtgtgtgtgtgtgtgactcgtgcgcgcctgtgtgtgtgtgtgcgtgactcatgcgcacctgtgtgtgtctgtctctctctcacagggaatgcacaggaagagactgaacatgtgctgtgtggccccgcacagaagacacacacggacaccgcgcgcctgtgtgtgtgtgtgactcgcgcgcgcctgtgtgtgtgtgtgactcgcgtgtgcctgtgtgtgactcgtgcgcgcctgtgtgtgtgtgtgtgactcgcatgcctgtgtgtgtatctgtctctctctgcacaggaaatgcacaggaagagactgaacacgtgctgtgtggccccgcgcatgggcacttcaccagaagacacacacacggacactggacgcacacaagggttttattaaagaggatatgctATATGTTGCATATGTTGCAAAAGGCTGAAGTGGCATAAGGCCTCAAAGAATGCAGCACAGTGCCACAAAATGTCCCAAAATGTGCTCGTAATGCCTACTACAGGAGATAACAAAATCCTTAGCTAATCAAACAAGGTCAAATGAAGAGTCATTATAAATAAtagatttattaaaatcaaaaaatgctCTGTAACAAGAAGCTCCAAGCAGCACAAAAGGGGGATTGTGGGTTTTCTTCAAACTTTATAGGGCAGGTCTTTTGACAGTGATGGGAAGGTGGCCATGTGTATTAAGGGAACTCCCACAAAACACAttgcac containing:
- the LOC120530011 gene encoding uracil nucleotide/cysteinyl leukotriene receptor translates to MDQHLNMCNNSSWHMDKSNLENSLFTVYYILVCIVAIPGNILALWVFFYNYKCDTNIVFLRNLALADISYILILPMRIIYHMSDNNWLLGEPACRLLGFFFYLNMYGSLYFMMCISLDRFLAIVFPVKSIKLRKPVYAKIVSVILWVMLITSMFPMLLSNQTLQRNATTECLQLYREKTSRIALVSLSIGFIIPFIAVLCSYIAIAHALWRGGNIKETIKNKAIKLTVMILVIFVICFVPYHVSRFAYILAFNQKNRPCTSAHFHSNRITSALTSLNGALDPIMYFFVTQKFRNSFLKLVCRKEGNNIGQLST